A single region of the Lycium barbarum isolate Lr01 chromosome 2, ASM1917538v2, whole genome shotgun sequence genome encodes:
- the LOC132629024 gene encoding pectin acetylesterase 8-like — MRSVSSRWHRWLFVVICSLIQVKAEVLQPTVEKTLVKDAVSKGAVCLDGSPAAYHYDKGFGDGVNNWVVFLEGGGWCGSVEDCGLRFGNFLGSSNHMNNTRVFSGLLDYNKTNNPDFYNWHRILIKYCDGSSFTGDVESVDKATNQHYRGARIFQTIMEELLANGMKNAKNAILSGNSAGGLAAMIHCDSFRSLLPSTPRVKCLSDGGYFLLDNDGKRGKVLESTFAAVVNLHNSAKMLPSSCTSRKLDPTLCFFPQNLQQYIKTPLFIINSAYDSYQIQFTVIPSAQRADFKENCMPGFNNCSSDQQKMLRDFGAEFVSTLPNSYSPSQRGMFVNSCFIHLQISYSTSWTSPLLMVNNKTVAKAFGDWFFERDLRREPVKLQDLPQICRPPPQPAQGQHEDPQKRL; from the exons ATGAG AAGTGTATCATCAAGATGGCATCGGTGGTTATTCGTAGTGATTTGTTCATTGATACAAGTAAAAGCTGAGGTTTTGCAACCAACAGTTGAGAAAACGCTTGTTAAAGATGCCGTCTCAAAAGGAGCTG TTTGTTTAGACGGAAGTCCAGCAGCATATCATTATGACAAAGGGTTTGGAGATGGAGTCAATAATTGGGTAGTTTTTCTTGAG GGGGGAGGATGGTGTGGAAGTGTGGAAGATTGTGGACTCCGTTTTGGCAACTTCTTGGGCTCCTCTAACCATATGAATAACACCCGTGTTTTTAGCGGCTTGCTAGATTACAACAAGACCAATAATCCAG ACTTTTACAATTGGCACAGAATTTTGATCAAATATTGCGATGGATCTTCATTCACAGGAGACGTTGAATCAGTCGATAAA GCTACCAATCAACATTATAGAGGTGCAAGGATTTTTCAAACAATTATGGAGGAGCTACTAGCAAATGGAATGAAGAATGCAAAAAAT GCTATTCTTTCAGGCAATTCAGCTGGTGGATTGGCTGCTATGATCCATTGTGATAGTTTTCGATCTCTATTACCTAGCACGCCTAGAGTGAAATGCCTCTCAGATGGTGGCTATTTTTTACTTGA CAATGATGGCAAGAGAGGGAAAGTATTGGAATCAACCTTTGCTGCAGTGGTTAACTTACAT AATTCAGCAAAAATGTTGCCTTCATCATGTACTTCAAGAAAATTGGATCCAACATTG TGTTTTTTCCCGCAAAATTTACAACAATATATCAAGACACCACTTTTCATAATCAATTCTGCTTATGATTCATACCAG ATACAATTTACCGTTATACCCTCCGCACAGAGAGCTGACTTTAAGGAAAATTGTATGCCAGGTTTCAATAATTGCTCTTCCGATCAGCAAAAGATGTTACGAG ATTTTGGGGCAGAATTTGTAAGTACATTACCAAACTCATACAGCCCTTCACAAAGAGGAATGTTCGTCAACTCTTGTTTCATACATCTACAAATTTCCTACAGTACCAGCTGGACTAGTCCTTTACTCATGGTGAACAATAAG ACAGTTGCAAAGGCATTTGGTGACTGGTTCTTTGAACGAGATCTCCGCCGAGAGCCGGTCAAACTACAAGATTTGCCACAAATATGTCGTCCACCCCCTCAACCGGCTCAAGGTCAACACGAAGACCCCCAAAAACGACTCTGA